Part of the Dictyostelium discoideum AX4 chromosome Un chrUn_00023, whole genome shotgun sequence genome is shown below.
TGAATCTTGTAAAGGCTAAGGAAAGGTTGTTGATTTGATCCTCCATTGATTTCATTCTTAAATCAAAGGATTCAGCGCTATTAGAGACAGAGGTACTACTACTAGAggcatcattattattaacagtGGTAGACatattttattgt
Proteins encoded:
- a CDS encoding hypothetical protein (Slime mold (D.discoideum) transposon DIRS-1, complete, clone SB41) — its product is MSTTVNNNDASSSSTSVSNSAESFDLRMKSMEDQINNLSLAFTRF